One region of Chlorobiota bacterium genomic DNA includes:
- the ald gene encoding alanine dehydrogenase, which translates to MIIGVPREIKSNENRVGAVPSGVELLVNNGHTVLVETHAGINSGFQDEAYIRAGATIVPTIEDVYGQADMIVKVKEPIAPEYDLIREGQVLFTYFHFAASRELTEAVIRSKSIAIAYETVEGRDGSLPLLVPMSEVAGRMAPQEGAKYLEKTMGGRGVLLGGIPGTRPADVLVLGGGVVGTNAAKIAAGFGARVIIFDKDLNRLRYLDDVMPKNVETRMSTPEAIREAVKNADLVIGAVLIPGAKAPYLVTRDMLHTMREGSVIVDVAVDQGGCVETTRATTHADPTYVVDGVIHYCVANMPGAVPFTSTIGLTNATLPYMLQLADLGYQEAFRVNPGLKLGLNVIDGKVTYKGVADAFGLEYTPLDSILA; encoded by the coding sequence ATGATTATCGGCGTTCCACGCGAGATTAAATCGAACGAAAACCGGGTTGGGGCAGTCCCTTCCGGCGTTGAGTTGTTGGTCAACAACGGCCACACCGTGTTGGTCGAGACGCACGCCGGCATTAACTCCGGCTTCCAAGACGAAGCCTACATCCGTGCCGGTGCAACAATCGTCCCAACCATCGAGGACGTGTACGGCCAGGCGGACATGATCGTAAAAGTGAAAGAACCGATCGCGCCGGAGTACGACCTGATCCGCGAGGGGCAGGTGCTGTTCACCTACTTCCACTTTGCCGCCAGCCGTGAACTGACCGAGGCGGTGATCCGCAGCAAGTCCATCGCCATTGCCTACGAGACGGTCGAGGGCCGCGATGGCTCCCTTCCGCTGCTTGTCCCGATGTCCGAAGTTGCCGGGCGCATGGCCCCGCAAGAAGGGGCAAAGTATCTTGAGAAAACGATGGGTGGCCGCGGCGTGCTGCTTGGCGGAATCCCAGGAACCCGCCCCGCCGATGTGCTGGTGCTTGGCGGCGGTGTGGTGGGAACCAACGCGGCAAAAATTGCCGCCGGTTTTGGTGCCCGCGTCATCATCTTCGACAAGGACCTGAACCGCTTGCGCTACCTTGATGACGTGATGCCGAAGAATGTGGAAACCCGGATGTCAACCCCGGAAGCTATCCGCGAAGCCGTGAAGAATGCCGACTTGGTGATTGGCGCGGTGCTGATCCCCGGCGCAAAAGCCCCATACCTTGTCACCCGTGATATGCTTCACACCATGCGCGAAGGCTCGGTGATTGTTGACGTTGCGGTGGACCAAGGGGGCTGCGTGGAAACCACACGCGCCACCACCCACGCCGACCCAACCTACGTTGTTGATGGGGTGATCCACTACTGCGTGGCAAATATGCCCGGGGCCGTTCCCTTCACCTCCACCATCGGCCTGACGAACGCCACGCTCCCCTACATGCTGCAACTTGCCGACCTGGGCTACCAAGAAGCATTCCGCGTAAACCCGGGGCTGAAGCTGGGCCTGAATGTGATTGATGGAAAGGTGACGTACAAAGGCGTTGCCGATGCGTTCGGGCTGGAATACACGCCGCTGGATAGCATCTTGGCGTAA
- a CDS encoding glycosyltransferase family 39 protein, whose product MPNTSMAASASLSPPARSYFLPLLLVATAVSRWLCWESFISGLDSGNYWLGIGDFSIANERPHAPGYPVFILLCRAAGWLLGNQHHSLLLVVTLLSVAAVWASYRLAMELFNQPVARATALLLACNPLFFLYGITAENYAFDALCSSLLILLGLRAGRGRAAWLWFGIAVGVSIGFRGTSVILLAPALACVLFHQWRAGGFRRQALASLLAGILAGVACWLPWVVAEEGGVWSYLHAATNLSPTSAGTFLGNLAGFTIAGFWGVNIAWMYLAFRWKSFAHFRFRHFTFRRALLWCWVLPIVLFFALVIYAKGYGLLILPACSMAVAWLAVNEQSRWRRIGVVGGMVAANLAIFFLLPYRLPPYFTAIAPQNRTAEQRAESVVGRGFSVLLPTLSRVRANDKFVGDGLELIDRATWGREDSALVVIDPAAQMLLVGRVVQVYRPRLRVAVPSTFRRNAVVFLHGVDWEERQGSDADFNSQQIILLTRNELAKQYLEIGGTMLKEQAPFALLKFSREQGYRLRQQIDQLFTR is encoded by the coding sequence ATGCCGAACACTTCCATGGCGGCCTCTGCCTCCTTATCACCCCCTGCCCGCTCCTATTTCCTGCCGCTGCTGTTAGTCGCCACCGCTGTTTCCCGATGGCTCTGCTGGGAATCGTTCATCAGCGGGCTTGATTCGGGCAATTATTGGCTTGGCATCGGCGATTTCTCCATCGCCAACGAACGCCCCCACGCTCCTGGCTATCCGGTATTTATCCTGCTTTGCCGCGCTGCCGGATGGCTGCTTGGCAATCAACACCACAGTCTTCTTCTTGTTGTGACGCTGCTGTCGGTGGCGGCCGTTTGGGCCAGCTATCGGTTGGCAATGGAGTTGTTCAACCAGCCCGTTGCCCGCGCCACCGCGTTGCTTCTTGCCTGCAATCCTCTCTTTTTTCTCTACGGCATCACCGCCGAAAACTACGCCTTCGACGCGCTCTGCTCATCCTTGCTGATCCTGCTGGGGCTTCGTGCCGGAAGGGGGCGCGCGGCATGGCTTTGGTTTGGGATTGCCGTGGGGGTATCCATCGGATTCAGGGGAACGTCGGTGATTCTGCTTGCCCCGGCGCTTGCCTGCGTGTTGTTCCATCAGTGGCGCGCTGGTGGTTTTCGCCGCCAAGCCCTTGCCAGTTTGCTGGCGGGGATATTGGCGGGCGTTGCCTGCTGGCTGCCGTGGGTCGTTGCGGAGGAAGGGGGAGTGTGGAGTTACCTCCATGCGGCCACAAATCTTTCACCCACCAGTGCCGGGACCTTTCTTGGAAATTTGGCGGGGTTCACAATCGCTGGGTTTTGGGGGGTGAATATCGCTTGGATGTACCTGGCGTTCCGTTGGAAATCTTTTGCTCACTTCCGGTTCCGCCATTTCACCTTCCGGCGGGCGTTGCTGTGGTGTTGGGTTCTTCCAATCGTGCTCTTTTTTGCGTTGGTGATTTATGCAAAAGGCTACGGCTTGTTGATTCTTCCCGCTTGCTCCATGGCGGTTGCATGGCTGGCCGTAAACGAGCAAAGCCGCTGGCGCAGAATCGGCGTGGTTGGGGGGATGGTGGCCGCAAACCTTGCCATATTTTTCCTGCTTCCGTATCGGCTCCCCCCGTATTTCACTGCGATTGCGCCGCAGAATCGCACAGCCGAGCAGCGGGCCGAATCGGTTGTTGGCCGGGGATTCTCGGTGCTGCTGCCAACGCTTTCGCGGGTGCGTGCCAACGACAAGTTTGTTGGGGATGGATTGGAGTTGATTGATCGGGCCACGTGGGGAAGGGAAGATTCCGCACTGGTGGTGATTGATCCTGCGGCCCAGATGCTTCTTGTTGGGCGGGTTGTGCAGGTCTATCGGCCACGCTTGCGGGTTGCGGTTCCCAGCACGTTCCGCCGCAATGCCGTTGTGTTTCTGCACGGCGTGGATTGGGAAGAACGGCAGGGCAGCGATGCAGACTTCAACAGCCAGCAGATCATCCTGCTGACGCGAAATGAACTGGCCAAGCAGTATCTGGAAATCGGCGGCACGATGCTGAAAGAACAAGCCCCGTTCGCATTGCTGAAGTTCAGCCGCGAACAGGGCTATCGGTTGCGCCAACAGATTGACCAGTTGTTTACGCGATAA